The DNA segment GCATGGGTCGAAACTCGCGGCACCGAGGGCGAGGCCGACTACCAAGTGCGACTCAAACCACTCGATGAGTTCCGTTACTTGGTCGAGCAACACCATCAATTCATCATGATTCCGGCCGAAGAGATCAGCGACCGTGGCGACGGCAAACCGGTCCACATCAACGCGACCAACTTGGCCGAAGCCCTGGAACCCGCCGGCGGTGACACCGTTCGCCAAGTGATCGAGAACAACCTCCGAGCGATTCTCGAACATGAAAAGGCCCATGGCCGGGAAGTTCTTCCTCACGTGAACCACCCGAACTTCCATTACGCCGTCACTGCCGAGGACCTCGCCTCGGTTGTGTCGGAACGGTTCTTCGAGGTCTACAACGGGCACCCGGGAGTCAACCATCTTGGCGATGACGAACACCCCAGCATCGAACGCATGTGGGACATCATCAACGCTCTGCGTCAGACTTCTCTGAACGTCCCGCCGATGATGGGCATCGCGACCGATGACAGCCACGAATACCACGGTAAACCCGGATCGCGTCCCGGCCGCGGATGGGTGATGGTCCGCAGCCAATACCTGACGCCCGAGCACCTGATCCGAGCGATGAAACGCGGCGATTTCTATGCGTCCAGCGGAGTCAGCTTGGACGATGTGAAATACGACGCCGAATCGAAAACCTTGTCGCTGCAAATTCAATCCGAACTCGACACGACTTACCAAACCAAGTTCATCGCGACGCTGGCAAAAGCGGATGGATTGATCGACGAACACCGGATCGGAGTGACCGTCGCCACATCCGCCAGCCTCCAGCCCGAATACACGCTGACCGGAAAGGAGCTGTACATCCGGGCGGTTGTGACCAGCAGCCAACCTGCCCGAGACCCGTCGTTCAAGGACCAAAAACAGCAAGCCTGGACCCAGCCCGTTGGCTGGGAATCGCCCTGATTCGCTGCTTTCCGCCGGTTTGAACCCGCGGGATCCGGGGACCGTGCGTGAACTCTATGTTGATCGGCCGATTTGGGCAGGTTATCGTAGAAAGCATGAGCAAGAAAAAAAACCTAAATATCTCCCGGGGTCCCGAAGGCTGGACCGTTCGAATCGTTCGCGAAGGCGAGCAGCACTCCAAGTACTTTCGGTTCTCCGATGGCGGGATCCGAAAGTCACTGGCCAAGGCCCAGAAATGGCGTGATGCCAAAATCAAAGAGCTCGGCGAGCGACAATGGCGCAAAGGGCCTCGCAAGAAACCCACCAACAACACATCTGGCATTACAGGTGTCAGCAGAAACTTCTACGGCCGCTGGGTCGCGACTTGGCAGGAAGACGGGGTCCAACGTTTCTTGACGTTCAAGACCAAAAAAGAAGCCGTCGCTCATCGAAAAGCGATGGTCGAGGACGCGGGTTAGGGAACGCCAGACTTTCGCCCCGATTTCCCTTGGCCGCATCAATCACTGACCGGTCAGCTTTCCCATGCTGATTCGCTCTTCGACACCAAAGCCAAGTGACCGGTAGAACGCAACGACTTCACTGTTGTCCGCGATCACTTGCAAGTTCACCTTGGGACAACCGCGACGGGTCAGTTCCGATTCAGCATGCTGGACCAATCGCGACCCGACGCCTCGTCGTCGATAGACGGGCGAAACGGCGACGGAATACAACCAACCTCGGTGCCCGTCGTACCCGGCCATCACGGTCCCGGCAACATTCCCTTCTTCGATCGCGACGAAGAACAAGTCATCGCTCGCTGCCATTTTGCGATCGATCGATGCACCTGGGTCATTGTGCCCGGTCGAACGTGGAAACACGGTAAGCCAAAGGTCCGCGACGGCATCACGATCTTCGGCGACAAACTTGCGAATCAACATGAATCCTTGCCACCGAGACAACAGCAAACGAATGGGGTCATCGGTGAGACCAATAGCTGGGAACCCGCGATCCGTGTGCAACAGCAACCACGACCACAGCGTCGCGCTCGATACGGTAAATCACTCGAAACGGAAATCGACGTAAAAGAAAAAAGCGGTGCCGAGCATCGCATTTCGGGTAACGTGTGGGCTCCGCATCGATCAACGAGAATGCTCGATCCAGCTCAATGTCGAAATCCTCGGCAACACCAGTACTTCTCTTCGCATACCACGCAAGCGACTCGGAATAATCGCGTTCAGCACCTTCGAGAACGATGACACTAGTCATCGAGGCCGGCCTGACGACGAGCGCGTTCTCGAACCTCTCCCCAGGAAGAACCAGACATTTCGCCTGAGTCATAGGCGTCGCTTCGACGATTCGCTTCAGTGATCCACTGCGTGCTTGGTGGCACCCAATCAGCGGGCGAGATGTCGTCCCAAAGCGCCTCGATCAACCTTGCTCTCTCCGCAGAGGGAAGAGCCTTCGCCGCCGTCAGAATCTCTTTCATTGTGGTCATATTGCAGCAACCCAACTGATTCGCAACCAGAGAAACCGTAACGCCACATTCAACCGACGTGACCAAACCATTCTATCAACCGCTGCAACTCGCCGCTGAACAATCAAGGCAACAGGAACACCTGTAGCTTGCGGCAACCGTGGGCTCCGAGGACCAACGATTGTTCGATGTCAGCGGTTTTGCTAGGGCCGGATACGAAAACTCCAAACCCAGGATCCGGTGTTCCGATTCGGGCGTACGCTTCGTGCATGTTGTTGAGCAAATCGGATCGCGAAATCACGATGGCCAAGTACTGGGCGATGAAGATCATGACTCGGTGAGGCAATGTCTTTCCATCGATCCAAATCGCTCCATTTTCCGCCACGCCGAACTCGCCGCGAACGATCGTCCAGTCCAACGTCGACAAAGAATGCGGGTCGTCAACAGTTGCCAAGTCCACCGTCGATGCAACCGCGTCCGGAACCGTCGAAGCGATCCGGCGAGCAGACTGAAAGACCTCGATGGTATCCAACTTCTCGCGAATTTCGCCGGGAGTGTTGACCAAGTGGGCTTCACCGCCCACCGACGCCAAAGTCTCTTGAAAATGCTGCAAACGATCTTCGAACTGGATCACGCGAGCGGGATCGATCGTGGGCAACTCGGGCGCGTCCACGACGCAACCTTTCAATCGATCCAAAACGGTTTGCCGACTGTTGGAATGCGCTTCGTTCACGACCGCTCCTCCTTTGAAACCGCTTGCGAAGCCGTTGGACGATTCTTGGCATACCACTCGTGGAATGACTGCTTCGGCGGCTCGGGAAGATCTCGATCCTTCGCCCACGTGTTGAATCGATTGTGAGTCAGTGCTTTCGGCAACACTTTCAAAGCGACTCGTCCGAAATAGCCAGCGGCTGCAAACAACGGCGGATTCTGGAACAAGAACGAAGCGGCCTTCATCGCCATCCGTTTGTTCCAAGCGACCAAACGTTTTCCCACCAACACCTTTCGCCACGCCAGCAATTGATGGTGCAACGGAATCTTGACCGGGCAAACGTCGGTGCACGAACCACACAAACTGCATGCAAACGGCAAACTTTTGTGAGCCTTCGCATTCTTCGCTGGCCCCAGCACACTGCCGATCGGCCCAGGCACGGTGGCTCGATAGCTGTGCCCACCGCTGCGTCGATACACCGGGCATGTGTTCATGCAAGCGCCGCAGCGAATGCAGTGCAACGATTCGCGAAAAGTCTTGCTGTCGCGAATTTTGGATCGGCCGTTGTCGACCAACACGATGTGCAGTTCGCTGTTCTCGTCACGAGGCCCATGGAAGTGCGATGTGTAGCTGGTGATCGGTTGCCCCGTCGCGCTGCGAGCGAGCAATCGAGTGAAGACCGAAAGGTCTTGAAACCGCGGCACCAGCTTTTCAATTCCCATGCAAGCGATGTGAATTCGCGGCAGAGAAACTCCCAGGTCCGCGTTGCCCTCGTTCGTGCAAACGACCAATCCGCCAGTGTCAGCGATTGCGAAATTGACACCGGTGATTCCGACTTCACCGCTCAAGAACTTGCCTCGCAAGTGACCACGGGCCGCTTCGGTCAGCACCTGCGGATCGGACTCGCCAGCCCGCGTTCCAAGGTGCTCGTGAAAGGTGTCGCCGACCTCTTCCTTCTTGATATGAATCGCAGGCAGAACAATGTGACTGGGGGTTTCACCACGCAATTGAACAATGCGTTCGCCCAAGTCCGTGTCGACGACGTCGATCCCGTTGTCGATCAAGTACTCATTCAGGCCGCACTCTTCGGTCAGCATCGATTTGCTCTTCACGATGCGAAGCGTGTCGTTGCGACGAAGCAGATCCAGCACAATGCGGTTGTGTTCCTCAGCATCGGCCGCCCAATGAACAACCGCACCCAACCGAGTCGCGTTGGCCTCGAATTGCTGCAAGTACTCCGGCAGTTTCGCGATCGTGTGGGTCTTGATCGTCGACGCTTGCTCGCGAAGGTATTCCCACTCGGGAATTGAATGCGCTTGTTTGTCACGCTTGCTGCGAACGAACCACAACGAGTCATCGTGCCAATGCGACCGCGGCTCATTGGTCACGAATTCGCGAGCGGCACTCGGGTGATCGACGATGGGAAGAGTGGAGGTCAAGGAAGTCACTTCGCTTTGGAATTCATTCAAACAAACAAGAACGCCGGATCGTCAGTCGGTCACTGATTCGCCATCGCTGACGAAGACCGATCCAAACCGCTGGAATCTGACTGGATCGCTTCGTTCAATACTTCGGCAACATGCTTGACCGACATCGGCATGTTGCGTCGCCGAATCAATCCGCTCATGTGCATCAAACAGCTCATGTCGCCAGCGACCATCACTTCGCTGCCAGAGGAAATGTGATCCGTCACTCGGTCCACTCCCATCGCCACACTGGTCTCTCGTTCAGCAACCGCAAACGTCCCGCCGAAGCCACAGCATTCATCGACACGGGTGATGGGTTTGATTTCAATTCCTTCAAGTGATTCCAACAACATCCGCAATTTGTCTTCTCGCGGAGTCATGTTCTCGCTGCATGCACCCAATCGCAACTCTCGCAGCCCGTGACAACTGGAATGAATGCTGACCGGGCGATCGAAACGCCCAGGGATGGAACGAACCCCCAACTGATCGACGATGAACTCGCACAATTCGAACGTGTTGTCCCGCAGATGCTGAAAATCGGTGTCTTCGGGGCCGAAGTAATCCGAATAGTGATTCCGGATCATCGACACGCAGCTGCCAGAGGGGCACACCACGGCGTCATATCCGGCGAACCGCTTCACCCACTGCTTCGCGACCGGCGCCGTGTCGGAATCGCACCCCGTGTTGGCCATCGGCTGGCCACAGCACGTTTGACCGGCCGGATATTCGACCTGAACCCCTAAACGTTCCAACACTGTCAACGTCGCAATTGCGACATCCGGGTAGAACTGGTCGATGTAACAGGGGATGAACAGAGCAACAGTCATGCGAGGCGGGGACGTTGGGCAATTGAAAGGAAAATCGCGCATGCAAGCAAACAAATCACGCTAACGCAGAGAGTATAGACTACAGGTCCACCGCCGTAGAGAACGCCCTCGGCAGAATTGAATCCGGTTGATTTGTCGCTTCCGTAGAGTCAGGATGAAGCGCCACCTCATTTGCTTTCCTCGGATGAAACATGATCTCCGCCGCCAAACCCACCACGTGCACGCTGGTTGTTTCCAAGGGACAATCTCGCAACCCGGCCAAACGAGGCCTGGAAACGGCGATTGCACAGGCCGCGGGCCAGCTCGACGGCGTCGAAGTCATCATGGTCCCTCACCTGTACGATTTGCCCAAGGGTGGTGAATCCCTGGAGTTGCTGCAGAAAATCGAAGGCGACCTGATCGTCTGCAGCTGGATTTTCTCACGAGCCGCCCACTGGGTTCTGGACCGCAACGGAATCGGCGGCGCCACCGGCGAAGTCGAACTGGGTGCGGATGACGAAGACGAGGAAGAACTATCACTGGCGGAACCAGATCCAGCCGCCGAAGAACAAGAACCAGTCGACCGGGTCACGGATTTGTATCCTCGGCCGGATCGCACGATCCACTGCCTGGACCTGAAGGTTTCCGAATCGGTGGACGACTTCGTTGGCGAAATCAAACGCATCCTCCAGCTCGAAGAAGCGGATGATCGATCGCTGCCGATTGTTGGCGGAAAGATCGTCGAAGTCGATGAAACGACCAATCGACGCTGGTACCCGGTCATCGATTTCAGCCGCTGCACCAATTGCATGGAGTGCATCGACTTCTGCTTGTTCGGCGTTTACGGAGTCGACGGGGTTGAAAACATCTTGGTCGAACAACCGGACAACTGCCGCAAAGGTTGTCCCGCATGCAGTCGCGTGTGTCCCGAGAACGCGATCATCTTCCCTCAACACAAGGCTCCCGCCATCGCAGGAGCCGTGACCGAGGGCGACGAAGGATTCAAAATCGATTTGTCGCAGTTGTTCGGTGCTCCTACCGACAAAGGCGACCCGATCGCGACCGCCGCGCGAGAACGCGATGAGCAGTTGTTGCTCACCGGTCGCGAAGCGGTGGGAATCGACGACAACCTGAAAAAACGCCAAGCTGCTCTGAACGAGAAACCCAAAGACAACTTGGATCGCTTGATCGATTCGCTGGACGAATTGGATTTATAGAGTATTCGCGACCAGAGGTTCTCGGGTTGAGCGACAGTACGACGGACTTCCAAGTCGGTCGACATCTATACCGACGGCCTTGGAAGGCCATCGTACTGGACTTGTTGGTTCGTCTCGGCGGGGACCGCCGAGCTACAGGTTGGGGAAATTGGAGCTACGCTTGGGGCTCGGTCATCTTCCATGGATCCAACGCTTCGGTCAAAACGTCGTCCTCCAAGATCCCTTTTTCTTTGCACAACTCGCGAATCGTTTGGCCGGACTTGAACGCTTCTTTTGCTAGCGCCGCGGCTTGTTCGTAGCCGATCAACGGGTTCAGGCTGGTGCACATCGAAAGGCTTTGCTCCACCGCGGCTTCGCAAGCTTCTTCGTTGGGTTCCATGCCGTCCAAGCAGAAATCGATGAACGCGGTCACGCCACCGGCCAACAACTCGATCGATTCCAAAACGGTATGGGCCATCACGGGCATCATGATGTTGAGCTGGAAGTTTCCTCCGCATCCGCCGCTGACCGTCATGCAGGTGTCGTTGCCGATCACGCGAGCGGCAACCTGCATCAAAGACTCACACATCACCGGATTGACTTTGCCGGGCATGATCGAGCTGCCCGGTTGGCGAGTTGGCAATTTCACTTCGTAGAAACCGCAACGCGGCCCGCTGCCCAGCCAGCGAATGTTGTTGGCGAGACCGAGCAATGTTTGGGCGACGCATTTTAGCCCTCCGTGCGAGTCCACCAATCCGTCACGGTTGGCGTTGCCCTCGAAGTGATTGACCGCTTCGATGAAAGCGATGCCGGTTTGCTCCGACAAACTGGCCGCGACGCGAGCACCAAACTCCGGATGCGTATTGATTCCACTGCCGACCGCGGTGCCGCCAACGGGCAGTTCAAGGACCGCGTCTCGGGCAGCCTCGGCGCGGGCGATCGACAACTCAATCTGACGAGCAAACCCACCAAACTCTTGCCCCAAACGCAACGGCGTCGCGTCCATCAAGTGAGTCCGCCCGATCTTGATGATTTTGTCCCACGCCTGGGCCTTTTCCGTCAGTGACTCGTGCATGCGGCGCAAAGCGGGCAGCAAACGATTCTCAATTTCATAGGCCGCCGCCACATGAATCGCGGTCGGGAAGGTGTCGTTGGTCGACTGCCCCATGTTGATGTGATCATTGGGGTGAATCGATTTCGCCTCGGCCATCCGATCGCCGCCATCGATTTCAATCGCGCGATTGGACAACACCTCGTTGATGTTCATGTTGCTGCTGGTGCCGCTTCCCGTTTGGAACACATCCACGGGGAACTGGTCGACCAGCTGTCCATCGGCGACTTCTTTGGCTGCGGACAACATCGATTCGACTTGGCCGTCGCTGAGCGGGTTTTTGCCCGAGCCCGTCAATTTTCCGAGATCACGATTGGCGATCCCACAAGCCAGTTTGACGCGTCCCATCGCGGCGATCATCGATGGAGGCAGCTGCCAACCACTGACGGGAAAGTTTTCGACCGCCCGTTGAGTCTGGGCACCGTAGTAAGCATTTTGCGGCACGCGGACTTCACCCATCGAGTCGCGTTCAGTTCGGAAATCGGTCATGGCGTGGTTGGATCAACAGAGAGTGAAACGGGTCATCAAAAGCAAAAAACCGTCGGGACAAACATCCTAGCGATCCACCCAAACGGCGCGAACGACGCCCGAAACCCAAACTCAGCGACGCTTTCTGCTACTATCTGGCGTTCGGTCGAACTGTAGGGAATGAATCGCACCACACGGCGACCGAAATTGGGTGGCAGATTGCCTTCCCACCAAACTCTGGACCTTCAAATCGACATTGGATACGAATCGGATGATGCCTTGGGATAATGGGTCAGCGATGAAACGCTTGGCCGCATGTTTGGGTTTGTTTTCGCTCGTGATTTTTTCGGGCGACGTTTTTGCCGCGGAGTCGGTCGGCGATGTCGGTGCGCAGACGGCTGAATCCATTTCGATGACTCCCATCTGGATGGTCCTGGCAGGCATCGTCAGCGTGCTGGCGATGATCATCGGGTTGAAGCTCAATGCCTTTCTGGCGCTGATCATCTCGGCATTGTTCGTCAGCCTTCTGATCGGGTTTCAGTCCGGTGACGATGCGGGCTCCCGGATGGAAGCTGTCGTTTCCGCCTTTGGTGGTTCAGCCGGCGGCGTTGGCATCGTCATCGCCATGGCGGCGATCATCGGCAAGTGCATGCTCGACAGCGGATCCGCGGACCGAATCGTCCGCACCGCCGTTGGTGTCACCGGCGAAAAGAAAGCCTCACTGGGATTGATGGTCAGCGGTTTCATCCTGGCGGTGCCGGTTTTCTTTGACACGGTTTTCTACCTCTTGGTGCCGCTGGCTCGCAGCCTTCACAAACGCACCCAAGCCAACTACTTGCGTTACCTGATGGCCATCGCCACCGGCGGCGCGATCACTCACACGTTGGTTCCGCCGACACCCGGCCCGCTTTTGGTGTCCGCGATCTTGGGTGTCGACATTGGAATGATGATGGCCGTCGGTGCCGCCGTCGCCATTCCATCCGCGATCCTCGGTCTGATCTTCTCGATCGTGGTCGACAAGAAGATGCCCGTCCCAATGCGTCCGCTGGGTGCCAACGAAGACAAACACGAACCCTTGGCCGAAGAGCAGCTTCCATCGCTTTGGGCCTCGATGTTGCCTGTCATCCTGCCGGTTGCTTTGATCGGTGCGGGCACGTTGGCCACCACGTTGGCAGACAAAGAAGATCGCGCGGCGGTCACCGCAGCGGACATCGAAAGCTTTGAACTCCTGAGCGAAAAATTCGCCGACGCCAGTGCCTTGTCACCAGCGGGCCGCATGGTCAATAGTTCGAAATTGACCGATGAACAACGCGAAACTTTGAAGGCACCGCCGACCACTCCCGAACAAGAAGCCCTGTTTGTCGCCGCGATGAACGACGCGTTGCTCGACCCCGACTTCTACGACGCCGATGCGTTTGACGATGTCGAAATCCCAGAGGTCAGCAGCGAACTGATGGCTGCCAACCAACTGCGAATGAAACCCGTTGATCGTCGCCGCATGAACCGGGCTCTTTTCGATTCGGCTTACCCTGAATTGCTCGCCGCACATCGCTGGGACAGCTCAATGCGAAAGACGGCCAATTCGCTCGGACTGTGGAGCAACCCGAACTTTGCGTTGTTGCTGGCAGCTTTGTCGGCGATCCTGACCTTCAAAATCGTTCGTCAACTGTCGTGGCGAGAGGTCGGCGTGGACGTGGAAGAATCACTGATGAGTGGTGGCGTCATTATCTTGATCACCGCCGCGGGTGGTGCTTTCGGAGCGATGCTCAGCGGGACCAACATCGCCAGCACGATCCAGCAATTCTTCGAAGGCCGTGAAGCCGCCGGGCTGGCGATTTTGCTGCTGGCTTGGTCGATTTCCGCGGTCTTGAAAGTGGCACAAGGCAGCAGCACCGTCGCCATGATCATCGGTGCCGGAATGATGGCCGCGATCCTGGGCGGGCAACAACCGCCGTTCCACTTGGTCTACGTTGCGACCGCCGTTGGCAGCGGATCATTGATGGGCAGCTGGATGAACGACAGCGGATTTTGGGTGTTCACCAAAATGGGCGGGCTGACCGAAAGCGAATCGCTGCGAAGCTGGACACCGCTCTTGGCGACCCTGTCGATCGGTGGCTTGGTCACCACGATTATCCTCAGCCAAATCGTCCCGATGGCAGGCTGAACGTAAGGTGGCCCAACAAGGCCGCCGGACACGACGAAAGACCGTACGATGGCCTTCCGAGGCCGTCGAAGACCAGTCCATTAGTCTTCCGTTTAGCCAAAACCGCACTCGACGGCCTTGGAAGGCCGTCGTACAAATCAGTCTTACTTCGCCGTGTTGGTGAAGCGGGCTTCGCGGACCACGGTGACTTTGATTTCACCAGGGTAGGTCAACTCTTTTTCAAACGTGGACGCGATGTCACGGCAGATCGCAGCGGCTCGCTCGTCGCTGACTTGCTGACTGCCGACCATCACTCGTAGCTCGCGACCGGCCGAGATCGCATAGGCCTGCTGCACGCCATCGAACCGTTGGGCGATGGATTCCAATTCTTCCATCCGTTTGACATATCGCTCCAAAGATTCGCGTCGGGCACCGGGACGGGACGCACTGCAGGCGTCGGCCGTCGCGACCAACATCGTGTAGGGGAACTCGGTCACAATTTCGTCGTGATGGCCTTTGGCGGCGTGCACCACTTCGTCGTTTTCTTTGCTGCGACGCAAAAGGTCCGCACCGATTTTGGGGTGGCCGCCTTCGAGTTCGTGATCAGCCGCTTTGCCAATGTCGTGAAGCAATCCACAACGACGGGCCAGGTCGCCATCCAGACCGATCATCTCCGCCATCATCCCGGACAAGAACGCCACTTCGACGCTGTGCCGCAACACGTTCTGGCTATACGAGGTCCGAAAATGCAATCGACCAAGCATTTCGATCACGCGATCATGCAAACCCGATATATTGACTTCGCCGGCGGCTTCGTGCCCCTTTTGCAGAATGAACGCCTGGATTTCTTTGCCGGCCTGCTCGACTGTTTCTTCAATCTTCGACGGATGGATCCGACCGTCCGCGATCAACTTTTCAAGTGACATGCGAGCGACTTCGCGGCGGACCGGATCGAAGCCGCTGACCACAACCACGCCGGGAGTGTCGTCGATGATCAAGTCCACACCGGTCGCTTTTTCGAACGCACGGATGTTGCGACCTTCGCGGCCGATGATGCGGCCTTTCATGTCGTCGGTCGGCACGCCAACCGTGCTGGTGGTCGTGTCAGCGGTGTGCACCGACGCGTAACGCTGCATGGCCGTCAACAACATCTCGCGAGCCTGCGCATCGACTCGTCGGCCCAATTCACGCTGATGTTTCAGCACCGTTGAACCGATTTCGTGCTCGAGATCTTGACGGAGTGATTGCATCAACTGGTCGGCCGCTTCCTCCTGAGTCATGCCGCTGACCTTCTCGAGCGACCGCTGGCTTTCCTGCACCAATCGATCCAGCTCGGCACGTTGCTCGGTCAGGTTTCGCATCTGCGCAGCGAGCCGAGTTTGGCTGCTTTCCAAACCACGCTGGGCTTTCCGCAGGGACTCTTGGCCGGACGCCAATTGATCTTCCCGGGCGTCCAGTTTGCGATCGCGAATTTGTTCTTTTTCGCGCATGGTCGCCACTTCACGATCCGCATCGGCTTTGACAGCCAGTGCTTTTTCGCGAGCGTCGACGATGAGTTGATTGCCTCTTGTTTCTGCTTCTCGACGAGCGGTCTCGAGAACCGCCTTGGCTTCTTCATCAAGCCGTTCTCGGCGTTTGACGGCCTGACGCTGGATGAAGGCCAAAACGGCGGCAATACCGAGGAAAAAGAAGAACAGGCAATAGAGGATGGTGGTGGCGAGTTGCGGATTCATTAGATTCTCGAAGCCGCTTGTTCATCCCAGGCGCGCACCATTGGTCGAGGAGGTGCGGAACGCCTTGCTTCACACATGATCGCGGCGAAACTGGGCTGGCAAAAAGAACGCCAACCGTCGCAAAGCGAGTGAAC comes from the Rhodopirellula bahusiensis genome and includes:
- the rny gene encoding ribonuclease Y, which translates into the protein MNPQLATTILYCLFFFFLGIAAVLAFIQRQAVKRRERLDEEAKAVLETARREAETRGNQLIVDAREKALAVKADADREVATMREKEQIRDRKLDAREDQLASGQESLRKAQRGLESSQTRLAAQMRNLTEQRAELDRLVQESQRSLEKVSGMTQEEAADQLMQSLRQDLEHEIGSTVLKHQRELGRRVDAQAREMLLTAMQRYASVHTADTTTSTVGVPTDDMKGRIIGREGRNIRAFEKATGVDLIIDDTPGVVVVSGFDPVRREVARMSLEKLIADGRIHPSKIEETVEQAGKEIQAFILQKGHEAAGEVNISGLHDRVIEMLGRLHFRTSYSQNVLRHSVEVAFLSGMMAEMIGLDGDLARRCGLLHDIGKAADHELEGGHPKIGADLLRRSKENDEVVHAAKGHHDEIVTEFPYTMLVATADACSASRPGARRESLERYVKRMEELESIAQRFDGVQQAYAISAGRELRVMVGSQQVSDERAAAICRDIASTFEKELTYPGEIKVTVVREARFTNTAK